Proteins encoded together in one Anguilla anguilla isolate fAngAng1 chromosome 9, fAngAng1.pri, whole genome shotgun sequence window:
- the c9h5orf15 gene encoding keratinocyte-associated transmembrane protein 2 — MAPCRKMGQSLNNYCIFSIFTLALLFSPRCQSAPAVNAGVSPEQSSPEIPGPPVNSSLQTTPHDTGTTPNDTGTTPHDTRTTPQDTGTPAQPNGPTAGRTEDGPGGVTAQNDRPTNGTAAATNAAAAAAATSSKASATEAPPTKADATPAPNPDPTPVKAADSPADTPVSPAKTAASPADTPASPAKTAASPADTPVSPAKTATSPAEAAASPADAPASPAKAASPPAKPTAGASSPGGGPPPLPQSYEDTSPTSPGIGQDLYEDEEEDDDEDLDYPNALADPRSKSPEQDWALDRVGNDDGDEDDFIQADKGLMVPRPAEDAGKVGGRMKVDTLYTVQDEDSHFFFHLVIIAFLVAIVYITYHNKRKIFLLAQSRRWKEGLCSRSVEYHRLDQNVSDAMPSLKMTNDYIF; from the exons ATGGCGCCATGCAGGAAGATGGGACAGAGCTTGAATAACTACTGTATATTCTCTATATTTACCTTGGCATTACTCTTTTCTCCACGCTGCCAGTCGGCACCGGCAGTAAACGCTG GGGTCTCACCGGAACAGTCCTCTCCTGAAATCCCCGGCCCTCCCGTGAACAGCTCGCTGCAGACCACGCCCCACGACACCGGGACCACGCCCAACGACACCGGGACCACGCCCCACGACACCAGGACCACGCCCCAGGACACCGGGACGCCGGCACAGCCGAACGGCCCCACGGCGGGAAGGACTGAGGACGGGCCCGGGGGAGTGACTGCCCAAAACGATCGCCCCACAAACGGCACCGCCGCTGCAaccaacgccgccgccgccgccgccgccacctccTCTAAAGCTTCCGCCACCGAAGCTCCACCCACCAAAGCGGACGCCACCCCTGCCCCTAACCCCGACCCCACCCCCGTGAAAGCCGCCGACTCCCCTGCTGACACACCCGTCTCTCCCGCCAAAACTGCCGCCTCCCCTGCTGACACACCCGCCTCTCCAGCCAAAActgctgcctcccctgctgACACACCCGTCTCTCCCGCCAAAACCGCCACCTCCCCCGCTGAAGCTGCCGCCTCCCCCGCTGACGCACCCGCTTCCCCCGCGAAAGCGGCCTCCCCCCCAGCCAAGCCCACCGCCGGAGCCAGCTCCCCGGGAGGGGGgccgcccccgctcccccagtCCTACGAGGACACGTCCCCCACCTCTCCGGGGATCGGCCAGGACCTGTAcgaggatgaagaggaagatgacGACGAAGACCTGGACTACCCGAACGCCCTGGCGGACCCCCGGAGCAAGTCGCCGGAGCAGGACTGGGCCCTGGACCGGGTGGGGAACGACGATGGCGACGAAGATGACTTCATCCAGGCTGACAAAGGCCTAATGGTGCCTCGCCCggcagaggatgctgggaaggtGGGCGGGCGCATGAAGGTCGACACCCTCTACACGGTTCAGGACGAGGACTCGCATTTCTTCTTCCACCTGGTCATCATCGCCTTCCTGGTGGCCATCGTGTACATCACCTACCACAACAAGAGAAAG atCTTCCTCCTGGCACAGAGCCGGCGCTGGAAGGAGGGGCTTTGCTCCCGGAGCGTGGAGTACCACCGGCTGGACCAGAACGTCAGCGACGCCATGCCCTCCCTCAAGATGACCAACGACTACATCTTCTGA